One genomic region from Stutzerimonas decontaminans encodes:
- a CDS encoding slipin family protein, protein MAYEMSFLVLLVLLVGVLASAFRILREYERGVVFMLGRFWKVKGPGLILIIPGVQQMVRVDLRTLVLDVPTQDVISRDNVSVKVNAVVYYRVLDAQKAIIEVEDYHSATSQLAQTTLRAVLGKHELDDMLAERERLNTDIQQVLDAQTDAWGIKVANVEIKHVDLDESMVRAIARQAEAERERRAKVIHAEGELQASEKLMQAAEMLGRQSGAMQLRYMQTLSNIAGDKSSTIVFPLPIELLQGIKNLDRKP, encoded by the coding sequence ATGGCTTATGAAATGAGTTTTCTGGTGCTGTTGGTATTGCTGGTGGGGGTGCTCGCCTCGGCGTTTCGCATCCTGCGCGAGTACGAACGCGGCGTGGTGTTCATGCTCGGCCGCTTCTGGAAGGTCAAGGGGCCAGGCCTGATCCTGATCATCCCCGGCGTGCAGCAGATGGTGCGGGTCGATCTGCGCACCCTGGTGCTGGACGTACCGACCCAGGACGTGATCTCCCGCGACAACGTTTCGGTCAAGGTCAATGCGGTGGTGTATTACCGAGTGCTGGACGCGCAGAAGGCGATCATCGAGGTCGAGGACTACCACTCGGCGACCAGCCAGCTGGCACAAACCACCCTGCGCGCGGTACTCGGCAAGCATGAGCTGGACGACATGCTGGCCGAACGCGAGCGGCTCAACACCGATATCCAGCAGGTTCTGGACGCACAGACCGACGCCTGGGGCATCAAGGTGGCCAACGTCGAGATCAAGCACGTCGACCTCGACGAGTCCATGGTCCGCGCCATCGCCCGCCAGGCCGAGGCGGAACGCGAGCGGCGCGCCAAGGTCATTCATGCAGAGGGCGAACTGCAGGCTTCGGAAAAGCTGATGCAGGCCGCCGAGATGCTCGGCCGGCAATCGGGCGCCATGCAGCTGCGCTACATGCAGACATTGAGCAACATCGCCGGCGACAAGAGCTCTACCATCGTCTTCCCGCTGCCCATCGAGCTGCTGCAGGGCATCAAGAACCTCGACAGGAAACCCTGA
- a CDS encoding NfeD family protein, with translation MPRPMRLLRRSLALLLLLAGPLLAAAPVTLLRVDGAIGPASADYILRGLQHARDEGAQLVVLELDTPGGLDTSMRAIIKAILASPIPVATYVTPSGARAASAGTYMLYASHVAAMAPGTNLGAATPVQIGGGMPGTPPEQPKGEKDEDTQKPTDAMSRKQINDAAAYIRGLAQLRERNAEWAEQAVREAVSLSASEALELKVIDYLARDVADLLRQLDGKTLATIAGDVSLNTADAQLIEHAPDWRVRLLAVITNPSVALILMMIGIYGLILEFSSPGMGGGGVLGGICLILALYALQLLPVNYAGVALILLGIAFMVAEGFLPSFGVLGIGGVAAFVAGAVILIDTEVPGFGIPLSLIVPLAIISALLVFALVAMALKARRQRLVSGDSALIGSLVLVDAVPPQNPHSGWVHLHGENWQVRSATALQVGQQVRVIARDGLQLEVAPPSTTNREELNHGL, from the coding sequence ATGCCCCGCCCCATGCGCCTATTGCGCCGGTCGCTGGCCTTGCTGCTGTTACTGGCCGGCCCGTTACTCGCCGCGGCCCCGGTGACATTATTGCGGGTGGATGGCGCCATCGGTCCGGCCAGTGCCGACTACATCCTGCGCGGCCTGCAACACGCCCGCGACGAGGGTGCGCAGCTGGTGGTGCTGGAACTGGACACCCCCGGCGGGCTGGACACCTCCATGCGCGCCATCATCAAGGCGATCCTCGCCAGCCCGATCCCGGTGGCCACCTATGTCACCCCCAGCGGGGCCCGCGCGGCCAGCGCCGGGACCTACATGCTCTATGCCAGCCATGTCGCAGCGATGGCGCCGGGCACCAACCTTGGCGCGGCGACGCCGGTACAGATCGGCGGCGGTATGCCCGGCACTCCACCCGAGCAGCCCAAGGGCGAAAAGGATGAGGACACGCAGAAGCCCACCGATGCCATGAGCCGCAAGCAGATCAACGACGCGGCCGCCTATATCCGCGGCCTCGCCCAGCTGCGCGAGCGCAATGCCGAATGGGCCGAGCAGGCGGTGCGCGAGGCGGTCAGCCTGTCGGCCAGCGAAGCACTGGAACTCAAGGTGATCGACTACCTGGCGCGCGATGTCGCCGACCTGCTGCGCCAGCTCGACGGCAAGACCCTCGCGACCATCGCGGGCGACGTCAGCCTGAACACCGCCGATGCGCAGCTGATCGAGCATGCACCGGACTGGCGGGTACGCCTGCTGGCGGTGATCACCAACCCGAGCGTGGCGCTGATCCTGATGATGATCGGCATCTACGGGCTGATCCTCGAATTTTCCAGCCCGGGCATGGGCGGTGGTGGCGTGCTCGGCGGCATCTGCCTGATCCTCGCGCTGTATGCGCTGCAACTGCTTCCGGTGAACTACGCCGGCGTCGCGCTGATCCTGCTCGGCATCGCCTTCATGGTCGCCGAGGGCTTTCTGCCCAGCTTCGGCGTACTTGGTATCGGCGGGGTCGCGGCCTTCGTCGCCGGCGCGGTGATCCTGATCGACACCGAAGTTCCTGGCTTCGGCATACCGCTCTCGCTGATCGTGCCACTGGCAATCATCAGCGCCCTGCTGGTATTCGCCCTCGTCGCCATGGCGCTCAAGGCAAGGCGCCAGCGACTGGTCAGCGGCGACAGCGCACTGATCGGCAGCCTGGTCCTGGTCGACGCGGTGCCGCCACAGAACCCGCACAGCGGCTGGGTGCACCTGCACGGCGAGAACTGGCAGGTGCGCAGCGCCACCGCGCTGCAGGTCGGCCAGCAGGTACGCGTGATCGCCCGGGACGGCCTGCAACTGGAGGTCGCGCCACCGTCTACAACCAATCGAGAGGAGCTGAACCATGGCTTATGA
- a CDS encoding SDR family oxidoreductase: MPDSTAVICGATAGVGRATAEAFAKAGYRVALIARGEQGLRETREQLEALGATVLAISADVADAKALDAAASRVEAELGPIDAWVNAAMATVFGPFGALTAEEIRRVTEVTYLGSVHGTLSALRCMRPRNRGTIVQVGSALAYRAIPLQSAYCGAKFAIRGFIDSLRCELIHDNSAIRLTMVQLPAHNTPQFDWARNKVGWRAQPVPPIHTPEVAAQAILRAAREAPRELWVGSASLKAIIGTLFMPGLLDRMLARQAWDGQLVPERIPENRPDNLFEPVEGLHATDGHFGDQAQSRALAISAANVGKLALGAGAMLALGVGWALGRRGR, encoded by the coding sequence ATGCCTGATTCAACCGCGGTGATCTGTGGCGCAACCGCCGGAGTCGGCCGCGCAACTGCCGAGGCCTTTGCCAAAGCCGGCTATCGGGTCGCGCTGATCGCGCGAGGCGAACAGGGCCTGCGCGAAACCCGCGAACAACTCGAAGCGCTGGGCGCGACCGTGCTGGCGATTTCCGCCGATGTCGCCGATGCCAAGGCGCTGGATGCCGCGGCCAGCCGCGTCGAAGCAGAGCTGGGGCCGATCGATGCCTGGGTCAATGCCGCGATGGCCACGGTGTTCGGCCCCTTCGGCGCATTGACCGCCGAGGAAATCCGCCGCGTCACCGAAGTCACCTACCTGGGCAGCGTGCACGGCACCCTGAGCGCCCTGCGCTGCATGCGTCCGCGTAACCGCGGCACCATCGTCCAGGTCGGCTCGGCGTTGGCCTATCGCGCCATACCGCTGCAGTCCGCCTACTGTGGCGCCAAGTTCGCCATTCGCGGCTTCATCGACTCGCTGCGCTGCGAGCTGATCCACGACAACAGCGCCATACGCCTGACCATGGTCCAGCTGCCAGCGCATAACACCCCGCAGTTCGACTGGGCACGCAACAAGGTGGGCTGGCGCGCCCAACCGGTGCCGCCGATCCATACACCGGAGGTCGCTGCCCAGGCGATCCTGCGCGCGGCCCGTGAAGCACCGCGGGAGCTGTGGGTCGGCAGCGCGAGCCTGAAGGCGATCATCGGCACGCTGTTCATGCCCGGCCTGCTCGATCGCATGCTTGCGCGGCAAGCCTGGGACGGGCAGCTGGTGCCCGAACGCATACCGGAAAACCGCCCGGACAACCTGTTCGAACCAGTCGAAGGACTGCACGCAACCGACGGCCATTTCGGTGATCAGGCGCAATCGCGCGCGCTTGCCATCAGCGCGGCGAATGTGGGCAAGCTGGCCCTGGGCGCTGGCGCCATGCTGGCGCTGGGTGTCGGATGGGCATTGGGGCGACGCGGGCGTTGA
- a CDS encoding YqaE/Pmp3 family membrane protein, whose product MDLIRILIAILLPPLGVFLQVGFAGAFWLNILLTLLGYIPGIIHAVWIIARR is encoded by the coding sequence ATGGACCTCATCCGCATCCTCATTGCGATTCTATTGCCACCGCTTGGCGTGTTCCTCCAGGTGGGCTTCGCCGGCGCGTTCTGGCTGAACATCCTGCTGACGCTGCTGGGCTATATCCCCGGTATCATCCACGCAGTCTGGATCATCGCCCGCCGTTGA
- a CDS encoding response regulator — MSESFIDQNNFRRILNRNVAVPLGFGFLSAFFFSAIVYYLLSVSHWVERSVQGVGYAHEAQKMLNDIESSMRGYLIAGEARFLEPYERELPLFEQQLELMRNYSAGDPEQLERVERVVMLHGQWLRFAENLIEQRGQGLSITEEVQSKRGLELKEDQRRLLNDFIARERQLRVERTDVSEVVTTALIGGFLLFSLIFSGMLVYLGRRDLTSLSTTYSELLGKQHAHAEALEQQAWYRTGQTQLSDSIIGELALPALGQGVLNFLSRYIDAAVGALYVVQDGKLQRAAEYAYDPEHLQSARTLEVGSGLVGQAALERRVMALQDLPTDYLKVTSALGNTAPRSVLIVPVEDSGMLNGVIELGFLRPLREQDSELLRRIAPSIGSAIEAARYRQRLQKVLAETQQLNEELQVQQEELRAANEELEEQSNALRESQAHMEEQQAELEQTNEQLAEQTEELARQRDQMDEKNQRLNEVQLMLEQRADELQRASRYKSEFLANMSHELRTPLNSSLILAKLLADNPDGNLSDDQVQFARSIYSAGNDLLTLINDILDISKVEAGKLDVHPELTILTRLVDGMKNLFLPLAMEKSLQFSVELADDLPASLFSDRQRLEQILKNLLANAFKFTEKGSVTLRVEPRGDDLLAFAVRDTGIGIAQEQQAAIFEAFRQADGTTNRRYGGTGLGLSISRELANLLGGEIEVQSQPGAGSTFTLVVPQNYSEALVAAPVVQAPSSQPEPVSKPALAPISAPARRDEPELLNRAAAPQERLPDDRGRFPFKERCVLVIEDEPQFARILHDLAHELQYSCLLSQNADDGFDTAVQYKPDAILLDMRLPDHSGLTVLERLKENPATRHIPVHVVSVEDRKEAALQMGAVGYAMKPTTREELKDVFSRLEAKLAQKVKRILLVEDDALQRESMSRLIEDVDIEITAVEFGEQALELLRDTVFDCMIIDLKLPDMDGSELLERMAKEDICSFPPVIVYTGRNLTRDEEAALLKYSRSIIIKGARSPERLLDEVTLFLHKVESDMPPERQKMLKSARSREKAFEGRKILVVDDDVRNVFALTSALEQKGALVEIARNGLEAIDKLQHDADIDLVLMDIMMPEMDGFTAMQEIRKDLRFAKLPIIAVTAKAMKDDQDRCLRSGANDYLAKPIDLDRLFSLIRVWLPKVELL; from the coding sequence ATGAGCGAGTCCTTCATCGATCAGAACAACTTCAGACGGATCCTCAACCGCAATGTGGCAGTGCCACTGGGTTTTGGCTTTCTCAGCGCCTTCTTCTTCAGCGCCATCGTCTATTACCTGTTGAGCGTCAGTCACTGGGTAGAGCGCTCGGTACAAGGAGTGGGCTACGCCCACGAGGCGCAGAAGATGCTCAACGATATCGAATCCTCGATGCGCGGTTACCTCATAGCCGGTGAGGCGCGCTTCCTTGAGCCCTACGAGCGGGAGTTGCCCCTTTTCGAGCAGCAGCTGGAACTGATGCGTAATTACTCGGCGGGCGACCCCGAGCAGCTCGAGCGCGTCGAGCGCGTGGTCATGCTGCACGGGCAATGGCTGAGATTCGCCGAGAACCTGATCGAACAACGCGGCCAGGGGCTGTCGATAACCGAGGAAGTGCAGAGCAAGCGCGGCCTTGAGCTGAAGGAGGACCAGCGCCGCCTGCTCAACGACTTCATTGCCCGCGAGCGCCAGCTGCGCGTCGAGCGTACCGATGTCTCGGAAGTGGTCACCACCGCGCTGATCGGTGGCTTCCTGCTGTTCAGCCTGATTTTCAGCGGCATGCTGGTCTATCTCGGTCGCCGTGACTTGACCTCCTTGTCCACCACCTATTCAGAGTTGCTGGGCAAACAGCATGCCCATGCCGAGGCACTGGAACAGCAGGCCTGGTATCGCACCGGGCAGACCCAGCTCAGCGATTCGATCATCGGCGAATTGGCCCTGCCGGCACTCGGCCAGGGCGTGCTGAATTTCCTGTCGCGCTACATCGACGCGGCGGTGGGGGCGCTGTACGTGGTGCAGGACGGCAAGCTGCAGCGCGCCGCCGAATATGCCTATGACCCCGAGCATCTGCAGAGCGCGCGCACGCTCGAGGTCGGCTCCGGTCTGGTAGGCCAGGCGGCGCTGGAACGCCGGGTGATGGCGCTGCAAGACCTGCCGACGGACTATCTCAAGGTCACCTCGGCGCTGGGCAATACCGCACCGCGCTCGGTGCTCATCGTGCCGGTGGAAGACAGCGGTATGCTCAACGGCGTGATCGAACTGGGTTTCCTGCGGCCGCTGCGCGAGCAGGACAGCGAATTGCTGCGCCGCATCGCACCGAGCATCGGTTCGGCGATCGAAGCGGCGCGTTATCGCCAGCGCCTGCAGAAGGTATTGGCCGAAACTCAGCAGCTCAATGAGGAGCTGCAAGTGCAGCAGGAAGAGCTGCGCGCCGCCAACGAGGAGCTGGAAGAACAATCCAACGCCCTGCGCGAGTCCCAGGCACACATGGAAGAGCAGCAGGCCGAGCTGGAGCAGACCAACGAGCAGCTGGCCGAGCAGACCGAAGAACTGGCGCGCCAGCGCGACCAGATGGACGAGAAGAATCAGCGGCTGAACGAGGTGCAGCTGATGCTCGAACAACGCGCCGACGAGTTGCAGCGCGCCAGCCGCTACAAGTCCGAATTCCTCGCCAACATGTCCCACGAGCTGCGCACGCCGCTGAACAGCTCGCTGATCCTGGCCAAGCTGCTGGCCGACAACCCCGACGGCAACCTCAGCGACGATCAGGTGCAGTTCGCCCGCTCGATCTACTCGGCAGGCAACGACCTGCTCACCCTGATCAACGACATTCTCGACATCTCCAAGGTGGAGGCCGGCAAGCTCGACGTGCATCCGGAGCTGACCATCCTCACCCGCCTGGTCGACGGCATGAAGAACCTGTTCCTGCCGCTGGCCATGGAAAAATCCCTGCAGTTCAGCGTGGAGTTGGCGGACGACCTGCCGGCCAGCCTGTTCAGCGATCGCCAGCGCCTGGAGCAGATCCTCAAGAACCTGCTGGCCAACGCCTTCAAGTTCACCGAGAAAGGCTCGGTGACGCTGCGTGTCGAGCCGCGCGGCGACGACCTGCTGGCTTTCGCCGTGCGTGACACCGGCATCGGCATCGCCCAGGAACAGCAGGCGGCCATCTTCGAGGCGTTCCGCCAGGCCGACGGCACTACCAACCGCCGCTACGGTGGCACCGGCCTGGGCCTGTCGATCTCCCGCGAGCTGGCCAATCTGCTCGGCGGAGAGATCGAGGTGCAAAGCCAGCCGGGTGCCGGCAGCACCTTCACCCTGGTCGTACCGCAGAACTACAGCGAAGCGCTCGTCGCCGCGCCGGTGGTGCAGGCGCCGAGCAGCCAACCGGAACCGGTCAGCAAGCCGGCGCTCGCGCCGATCAGTGCTCCGGCCCGGCGTGACGAGCCGGAACTGCTGAATCGTGCCGCCGCGCCGCAGGAGCGCCTGCCCGATGATCGCGGCAGGTTCCCGTTCAAGGAGCGCTGCGTGCTGGTGATCGAGGACGAGCCGCAGTTCGCGCGCATCCTCCACGATCTCGCGCATGAGCTGCAGTACAGCTGCCTGCTGTCGCAGAACGCCGACGATGGCTTCGATACCGCCGTGCAGTACAAGCCGGACGCCATCCTGCTCGACATGCGCCTGCCGGATCACTCTGGCCTGACCGTGCTCGAACGGCTCAAGGAGAATCCCGCGACCCGGCATATCCCGGTGCATGTGGTATCGGTGGAGGATCGCAAGGAAGCGGCGCTGCAGATGGGCGCGGTGGGCTACGCGATGAAGCCGACCACCCGCGAAGAACTGAAGGACGTCTTCAGTCGCCTCGAGGCCAAGCTGGCGCAGAAGGTCAAACGCATCCTGCTGGTCGAGGACGACGCCCTGCAGCGCGAGAGCATGTCGCGGCTGATCGAGGACGTCGACATCGAGATCACTGCCGTGGAGTTCGGCGAGCAGGCGCTTGAGTTGCTGCGCGACACGGTGTTCGACTGCATGATCATCGACCTCAAGCTGCCGGACATGGACGGCAGCGAACTGCTCGAACGCATGGCCAAGGAGGACATCTGTTCGTTCCCGCCGGTGATCGTCTACACCGGACGCAACCTGACCCGCGACGAGGAAGCAGCACTGCTCAAGTACTCGCGCTCGATCATCATCAAGGGGGCGCGCTCGCCGGAACGTTTGCTCGACGAGGTCACGCTGTTCCTGCACAAGGTCGAGTCGGACATGCCGCCTGAGCGGCAGAAGATGCTGAAAAGCGCGCGCAGCCGCGAAAAGGCCTTCGAGGGCCGCAAGATCCTGGTGGTGGATGATGACGTGCGCAACGTCTTCGCCCTGACCAGCGCGCTGGAGCAGAAGGGCGCGCTGGTGGAAATCGCGCGTAATGGCCTGGAGGCGATCGACAAGCTGCAGCACGATGCCGACATCGACCTGGTGCTGATGGACATCATGATGCCGGAGATGGATGGCTTCACCGCCATGCAGGAGATCCGCAAGGACCTGCGTTTCGCCAAGCTGCCAATCATCGCGGTGACCGCCAAGGCGATGAAGGACGACCAGGATCGCTGCCTGCGCTCGGGCGCCAATGATTACCTGGCCAAACCCATCGACCTCGACCGGCTGTTCTCGCTGATCCGCGTCTGGCTGCCGAAAGTGGAGCTACTGTGA
- a CDS encoding CheR family methyltransferase yields the protein MPDRNVEIELKLLIEAIYLKYSYDFRDYSGASLKRRVLLSLKQLNCESISALQRKILYDPQAFMDLLQFLTIPVSEMFRDPSYYRALREQVVPVLRTYPSLKIWIAGCSTGEEVYSMAILLKEEGLLERSIIYATDINPRSLEQARQGIFAVDHLRQYTANYQQAGGTRSFSDYYTAAYDSAIMDKSLKETVTFADHSLATDSVFSETHLISCRNVLIYFNKPLQDRAFGLFHESLCHRGFLGLGSKETVEFSGYAGYYEPFNKSERIFRKL from the coding sequence ATGCCCGACCGTAACGTCGAGATCGAACTCAAGCTGCTGATCGAGGCCATCTACCTCAAGTACAGCTACGACTTCCGCGACTATTCCGGCGCCTCGCTCAAGCGCCGGGTGTTGCTGTCGCTCAAGCAGCTGAACTGCGAAAGCATCTCCGCTTTGCAGCGCAAGATTCTCTATGACCCGCAGGCCTTCATGGACCTGCTGCAGTTCCTCACCATCCCGGTCAGCGAGATGTTCCGCGATCCCAGCTATTACCGCGCGCTACGGGAGCAGGTGGTGCCAGTGCTACGCACCTATCCGTCGCTGAAGATCTGGATTGCCGGCTGCAGCACCGGTGAAGAGGTGTATTCGATGGCGATCCTGCTCAAGGAGGAGGGGCTGCTGGAGCGCTCGATCATCTACGCCACCGACATCAACCCGCGTTCGCTGGAGCAGGCGCGCCAGGGCATTTTCGCCGTCGACCACCTGCGCCAGTACACCGCGAACTACCAGCAGGCGGGCGGCACGCGCAGCTTTTCCGACTATTACACCGCTGCCTATGACTCGGCGATCATGGACAAGTCGCTGAAAGAAACGGTTACGTTTGCTGACCATAGTCTGGCGACCGATAGCGTATTTTCCGAAACGCATTTGATCTCCTGCCGCAACGTGCTGATCTATTTCAACAAGCCGCTGCAGGATCGTGCCTTCGGGTTGTTCCACGAATCGCTCTGCCATCGAGGCTTTCTCGGCCTCGGCAGCAAGGAAACCGTCGAATTTTCGGGCTATGCCGGCTACTACGAGCCGTTCAACAAATCGGAAAGGATCTTCCGCAAGCTATGA
- a CDS encoding chemotaxis protein CheB produces the protein MSSSEQAILQARRQLPIEAVVIGASAGGLEALGIVLEGLPSGYRPPILVVQHIPANGPTHLAEIFGRRTRLQAKEADDKDQLRSGMLYFAAPGYHLLVESDRSLSLSQDDAVHFSRPSIDVLFESAADAWGPQVAGVLLTGANEDGAAGLEAIHRSGGLTVIQDPAEAAVPTMPRAALQRFAPDYILPLRNIHRLLRELE, from the coding sequence ATGAGCAGTTCAGAGCAGGCGATTCTGCAAGCGAGACGCCAGCTGCCGATCGAGGCCGTGGTGATCGGCGCTTCCGCGGGTGGGCTCGAGGCGCTCGGGATAGTGCTCGAAGGCCTGCCGAGCGGTTACCGGCCACCGATCCTGGTGGTCCAGCATATTCCTGCCAACGGGCCTACCCATCTGGCCGAAATCTTCGGCCGCAGAACCCGGTTGCAGGCCAAAGAGGCGGACGACAAGGACCAGCTACGCTCGGGAATGTTGTACTTTGCCGCACCTGGCTATCACTTGCTGGTCGAGAGCGACCGCAGCCTCTCCCTGAGCCAGGATGACGCGGTGCATTTTTCCCGCCCTTCGATCGATGTGCTGTTCGAATCGGCAGCCGATGCCTGGGGGCCGCAGGTTGCCGGCGTTCTGCTGACCGGCGCCAACGAGGATGGTGCCGCCGGCCTCGAAGCGATTCATCGCAGCGGCGGACTGACCGTGATTCAGGACCCCGCCGAAGCGGCCGTACCGACCATGCCGCGAGCCGCTCTGCAGCGCTTCGCACCGGATTACATCTTGCCCCTGCGCAACATCCACCGTTTGTTGCGAGAACTGGAGTGA
- a CDS encoding hybrid sensor histidine kinase/response regulator, with protein MPDRADEVNLLIVDDLPENLLALDALLQAPGVRVHQAESAEQALELLLRHEFALAILDVQMPGMDGFQLAELMRGTERTKQIPIVFVSAAGRELNYAFKGYESGAVDFMQKPLDAHAVRSKVSVFVDLYRGRKRLARQLEALERSRREQEVLLDELRSTQAELEDAVRMRDDFMSIVSHELKTPLNTLILEVQLRKLQLSRNNFAAFSEERLRNMVDKDERQIQSLIRLIDDMLDVSRIRTGKLSIRPSRTDLSQLVGNVVENFAAQMEACGCELRLERNEPIVGVWDAFRIEQVLANLLTNAMRYGAGKPVQVSVASCAEGACIEVRDHGIGISARSLERIFCQFERAEGSESSAGLGLGLFIADQIVRAHKGRIQVQSEEGRGSVFRVVLPLGE; from the coding sequence ATGCCCGACCGTGCCGACGAGGTGAATCTGCTGATCGTCGATGACCTGCCGGAGAACCTGCTGGCGCTGGATGCCTTGTTGCAGGCGCCAGGCGTGCGGGTGCATCAGGCCGAGTCGGCCGAGCAGGCGCTGGAGCTGTTGCTGCGTCATGAGTTCGCGCTGGCAATCCTCGACGTGCAGATGCCGGGCATGGACGGCTTCCAGCTGGCCGAGCTGATGCGCGGTACCGAGCGCACCAAGCAGATCCCCATCGTCTTTGTCAGTGCGGCCGGCCGCGAGCTCAACTATGCCTTCAAGGGCTACGAGAGCGGTGCGGTGGATTTCATGCAAAAGCCGCTCGATGCCCATGCCGTGCGCAGCAAGGTCAGCGTGTTCGTCGATCTGTACCGAGGTCGCAAGCGTCTGGCGCGGCAGCTGGAGGCCCTGGAGCGCAGCCGTCGCGAACAGGAAGTGCTGCTCGACGAGCTGCGCAGCACCCAGGCCGAGCTGGAAGACGCGGTGCGCATGCGCGACGACTTCATGTCCATCGTCTCGCACGAGCTGAAAACACCGCTCAACACCCTCATTCTCGAGGTGCAGCTGCGCAAGCTGCAGCTCAGCCGCAACAACTTCGCGGCCTTCAGCGAAGAGCGGCTGCGCAACATGGTCGACAAGGACGAGCGCCAGATCCAGAGTCTGATCCGGTTGATCGACGACATGCTCGATGTTTCGCGCATCCGCACCGGCAAGCTGTCGATTCGCCCGAGCCGCACCGACCTCAGCCAGCTGGTCGGCAACGTGGTGGAGAACTTCGCGGCGCAGATGGAAGCCTGCGGTTGCGAGCTGCGGCTGGAGCGAAACGAGCCGATCGTCGGCGTATGGGATGCCTTCCGTATCGAGCAGGTACTGGCCAATCTGCTGACCAATGCGATGCGCTACGGCGCTGGCAAGCCGGTTCAGGTCAGCGTTGCGTCATGTGCCGAGGGCGCCTGCATCGAGGTACGCGACCACGGCATCGGTATCAGCGCGAGGAGTTTGGAGCGCATCTTCTGTCAGTTCGAGCGCGCCGAGGGCAGCGAAAGCAGCGCCGGGCTGGGCCTGGGGCTGTTCATCGCCGACCAGATCGTGCGTGCGCACAAGGGCCGCATCCAGGTGCAGAGCGAGGAAGGCCGCGGCTCCGTATTCCGCGTGGTGCTGCCGCTGGGCGAGTAG
- the selO gene encoding protein adenylyltransferase SelO, with the protein MKTLTQLTFDNRFARLGDTFSTEVSPQPLSEPRVVVVSAAAMALLDLDPAEAEQPLFAELFSGHKIWSTAEPRAMVYSGHQFGSYNPQLGDGRGLLLGEVVNEAGEYWDLHLKGAGKTPYSRMGDGRAVLRSSIREFLASEHLHALGIPSSRALCVTGSDSTVYRERPERGAMLLRLAPSHVRFGHFEFFYYTRQHAELKQLLEHVIEAHFPELLEHPEPFHMFFRTVLERTAALIARWQAYGFCHGVMNTDNMSILGITFDFGPYAFLDDFDARFICNHSDDTGRYSFENQVPIAHWNLAALAQALTPFVDVKVLRETMELFLPLYEAEWLDLMRRRLGFAQAEADDDELLRRLLQLMQASAVDYTNFFRELGENTAEQAVIRLREDFVDLQGFDAWAADYCARTAREAGDPAERQARMQAVNPKYILRNYLAQQAIEAAEKGDYAPVRELHAVLSRPFEEQPGMQRYAERPPEWGKHLEISCSS; encoded by the coding sequence TTGAAGACCCTGACCCAACTGACCTTCGACAACCGCTTCGCCCGTCTCGGCGACACCTTCTCCACCGAGGTGTCGCCGCAGCCGCTGAGCGAGCCGCGTGTGGTGGTCGTCAGCGCGGCGGCGATGGCGCTGCTGGATCTGGACCCGGCCGAGGCCGAACAGCCACTGTTCGCCGAACTGTTCTCCGGGCACAAGATCTGGTCGACCGCCGAGCCACGGGCGATGGTCTACTCCGGCCACCAGTTCGGCAGCTACAACCCGCAGCTCGGCGATGGCCGCGGCTTGTTGCTCGGCGAAGTGGTCAACGAGGCGGGCGAATACTGGGACCTGCACCTCAAGGGGGCCGGCAAGACGCCCTACTCGCGCATGGGCGACGGCCGTGCGGTGCTGCGCTCATCGATCCGCGAATTCCTCGCCAGCGAACATCTGCACGCGCTGGGCATACCCAGCTCGCGCGCGCTGTGCGTCACCGGCTCGGATTCAACCGTGTATCGCGAGCGCCCCGAGCGCGGCGCCATGTTGCTGCGCCTGGCCCCCAGCCACGTGCGCTTCGGCCACTTCGAGTTTTTCTACTACACCCGCCAGCACGCCGAGCTGAAGCAGCTGCTGGAACACGTCATCGAAGCGCACTTCCCCGAGCTGCTGGAACATCCCGAGCCGTTCCACATGTTCTTCCGCACGGTGCTGGAACGCACCGCCGCGCTGATCGCCCGCTGGCAGGCCTACGGCTTCTGCCACGGGGTGATGAACACCGACAACATGTCGATCCTCGGCATCACCTTCGATTTCGGCCCCTACGCGTTTCTCGACGACTTCGATGCTCGCTTCATCTGCAACCACTCCGATGACACGGGCCGCTACTCCTTCGAGAACCAGGTGCCCATCGCCCACTGGAACCTGGCTGCTCTGGCCCAGGCGCTGACCCCCTTCGTCGACGTCAAGGTACTGCGCGAGACGATGGAGCTGTTCCTGCCGCTGTACGAGGCCGAATGGCTGGACCTGATGCGCCGGCGTCTGGGTTTCGCCCAGGCCGAAGCGGATGACGACGAGCTTTTACGCCGCCTGCTGCAACTGATGCAGGCCAGTGCCGTCGACTACACGAATTTCTTCCGCGAACTCGGCGAAAACACTGCCGAACAGGCGGTAATCCGCCTGCGCGAGGACTTCGTCGATCTGCAGGGCTTCGATGCCTGGGCCGCGGACTACTGCGCACGAACGGCGCGCGAGGCGGGCGACCCGGCCGAACGACAGGCGCGCATGCAGGCAGTTAATCCGAAGTACATCCTGCGCAACTACCTGGCGCAGCAGGCCATCGAGGCCGCGGAGAAAGGCGATTACGCGCCGGTGCGCGAATTGCACGCCGTGCTCAGCCGCCCCTTCGAGGAGCAACCGGGCATGCAGCGCTACGCCGAGCGGCCGCCTGAATGGGGCAAGCATCTGGAGATCAGCTGCTCGTCCTGA